A single window of Hymenobacter sp. APR13 DNA harbors:
- a CDS encoding HesB/IscA family protein yields MATAVSTKLAPISLTPRALEEVRNILNEKNVPAEYGLRVGVQGGGCSGMSYLLGFDKPKDQDETFDLDGVTLIMDKKHAMYVLGMEVDFQDGLNARGFIFSNPQAKSTCGCGSSFSA; encoded by the coding sequence ATGGCAACGGCCGTCTCCACGAAACTTGCTCCCATCAGCCTCACGCCACGCGCGCTGGAAGAGGTTCGGAATATCCTGAACGAGAAAAACGTGCCCGCCGAATACGGCCTGCGCGTGGGCGTCCAGGGCGGGGGCTGCTCGGGCATGAGCTATCTGCTCGGCTTCGATAAGCCCAAAGACCAGGACGAAACCTTCGACCTCGACGGCGTAACGCTGATCATGGATAAGAAGCACGCCATGTACGTGCTGGGTATGGAAGTTGATTTCCAGGACGGCCTCAACGCCCGCGGCTTCATCTTCAGCAACCCCCAGGCCAAGAGCACCTGCGGCTGCGGCTCGTCGTTTTCGGCGTAA
- the bshA gene encoding N-acetyl-alpha-D-glucosaminyl L-malate synthase BshA yields the protein MNIGIVCYPTFGGSGVVATELGKALAQRGHRVHFITYSQPVRLDFFNENLFYHEVYIPPYPLFQFPPYELALASKMVDIVQNEKLDVLHVHYAIPHASAAYMAKQILITKGIRVPVITTLHGTDITLVGKDASYEPVVTFSINQSDGVTAVSADLRKETYEYFAIEKDIEVIPNFINLDRFKKQDKSHFKAAIAPDGEKLLIHTSNFRSVKRVEDVVHIFDGVRQQMPAKLLLVGDGPDRPRIEKLCRDLGLSSNDVRFLGKLEAVEEVLSVSDLFLMPSEKESFGLAALEAMACEVPVISTNAGGIPELNEHGITGMTSNVGDVADMVKNALFVLQDDNLPRFKDAARAHAETFAVGNIVPRYEACYQRAIDAVLAATA from the coding sequence ATGAACATCGGCATTGTCTGTTACCCCACCTTTGGCGGCTCCGGCGTGGTAGCCACCGAGCTGGGCAAAGCCCTGGCCCAGCGCGGCCACCGCGTGCACTTCATCACCTACAGCCAGCCGGTTCGCCTCGATTTCTTCAACGAGAACCTGTTCTACCACGAGGTCTACATCCCGCCCTACCCGCTGTTCCAGTTTCCGCCCTACGAGCTGGCACTGGCCTCCAAGATGGTGGACATCGTGCAGAACGAGAAGCTGGACGTGCTGCACGTGCACTACGCCATTCCGCACGCCTCGGCGGCCTACATGGCCAAGCAGATCCTCATCACCAAAGGCATCCGCGTGCCGGTCATCACCACCCTGCACGGTACCGACATCACGCTGGTGGGCAAAGACGCCAGCTACGAGCCGGTGGTCACGTTCAGTATCAACCAGTCGGATGGCGTAACAGCCGTTTCGGCCGACTTGCGCAAGGAAACCTACGAGTACTTCGCCATCGAGAAGGACATTGAGGTGATTCCGAACTTCATCAACCTGGACCGTTTCAAGAAGCAGGACAAGAGCCACTTCAAGGCCGCCATTGCCCCCGACGGCGAAAAGCTGCTCATCCACACCTCCAACTTCCGCTCCGTGAAGCGCGTCGAAGACGTGGTGCACATCTTCGACGGCGTGCGCCAGCAGATGCCGGCCAAGCTGCTGCTCGTCGGCGACGGGCCCGACCGGCCGCGCATTGAGAAGCTCTGCCGCGACCTAGGCCTCAGCAGCAACGACGTGCGTTTCCTGGGCAAGCTGGAGGCCGTGGAAGAAGTATTGAGCGTGTCGGATCTGTTTCTGATGCCGTCTGAGAAGGAAAGCTTCGGGCTGGCGGCGCTGGAAGCCATGGCCTGTGAAGTGCCCGTCATCAGCACCAACGCCGGCGGCATTCCCGAGCTGAACGAGCACGGCATCACGGGCATGACCAGCAACGTCGGCGACGTGGCCGACATGGTGAAAAACGCCCTGTTCGTGCTCCAGGACGACAACCTGCCCCGCTTCAAGGACGCTGCCCGCGCCCACGCCGAAACCTTCGCCGTCGGCAACATCGTGCCCCGCTACGAAGCCTGCTACCAGCGCGCCATTGATGCCGTGCTGGCCGCCACGGCCTAG
- a CDS encoding 5' nucleotidase, NT5C type: MTKTRIAVDMDEVIADSIARFQEWYAHEFGLEMTLAQLRGKNFHDAVAPEHQLALRGYPNRPGFFKDLPLMADSQRVLRELSRRHELFIASAAMEFPNSFLDKYEWLQQHFSFIPWRNVVFCGDKSILNADFLIDDNAFNFDNFRGEGILFDAPHNALETRCRRVHSWQEIGAIFL, translated from the coding sequence ATGACGAAAACCCGCATTGCCGTGGATATGGATGAGGTAATAGCCGACTCCATTGCCCGGTTTCAGGAGTGGTACGCCCACGAGTTTGGGCTGGAAATGACCCTGGCGCAGCTGCGCGGCAAGAACTTCCACGACGCCGTGGCACCGGAGCACCAGCTGGCGCTGCGCGGCTACCCCAACCGGCCCGGCTTCTTCAAAGACCTGCCCCTCATGGCCGACAGCCAGCGTGTGCTGCGCGAGTTAAGCCGGCGCCACGAGCTGTTCATCGCCTCGGCGGCTATGGAGTTTCCCAACTCGTTTCTGGATAAGTACGAGTGGCTGCAGCAGCACTTCAGCTTCATTCCGTGGCGCAACGTGGTGTTCTGCGGCGACAAAAGCATCCTCAACGCCGACTTTCTCATCGACGACAACGCCTTCAACTTCGACAACTTCCGGGGTGAAGGTATCTTGTTCGACGCGCCGCACAACGCCCTGGAAACCCGCTGCCGCCGCGTGCACAGCTGGCAGGAAATCGGCGCCATCTTCCTGTAG